The following coding sequences lie in one Fusobacterium sp. IOR10 genomic window:
- a CDS encoding RNA-binding protein, whose product MDKKYFLNSMKEMDENKVVKLWEDIKLSESIDYPIQTTKFYPPGIWTKLNNINGMTFLTKGLTGESEKKVILIIPKNYLGEIPDFNLVYFKINGKNKFKNLLHKDFLGTIMSLGIRREILGDLIVENNVSYGVIFEENYKIIENIDKISNVPVKVEFAKEEEVPKTNFKKIIITVSSLRLDSVISETMNISRQRAADEIVKGNIMLNYVINKEKSFEIKEGDIISIRKFGKFKLGNEITITKKGKKRISLNKYI is encoded by the coding sequence ATGGATAAGAAATATTTTTTAAATTCCATGAAAGAAATGGATGAAAATAAAGTGGTTAAACTTTGGGAAGACATCAAACTTAGTGAAAGCATTGATTATCCTATTCAGACAACTAAGTTTTATCCTCCAGGAATATGGACAAAATTAAATAATATTAATGGAATGACTTTTTTAACCAAGGGACTAACAGGGGAATCAGAAAAAAAAGTCATACTAATAATACCAAAAAATTATTTAGGGGAAATTCCTGATTTTAATTTAGTATATTTCAAAATCAATGGTAAAAATAAGTTTAAAAATCTTTTACATAAAGATTTTCTAGGGACCATAATGAGTTTAGGTATAAGAAGAGAGATATTAGGGGATTTAATAGTGGAAAACAATGTTTCCTATGGGGTTATATTTGAAGAAAATTATAAAATTATAGAGAATATAGATAAAATTTCAAATGTTCCTGTAAAAGTAGAATTTGCAAAGGAAGAGGAAGTTCCAAAGACAAATTTCAAAAAAATAATAATTACAGTTTCTTCCCTAAGATTAGATTCAGTTATTTCAGAAACTATGAATATTTCTAGACAAAGGGCAGCAGATGAAATAGTTAAAGGGAATATAATGTTAAATTATGTAATAAACAAGGAAAAGTCCTTTGAAATTAAAGAGGGGGATATTATCTCAATAAGAAAATTTGGAAAATTTAAACTAGGAAATGAGATTACTATAACTAAAAAAGGGAAAAAAAGAATAAGTTTAAATAAATATATTTAA
- a CDS encoding BglG family transcription antiterminator → MIRSRSIQIINLLLEKKEPISLKYLSKYFSLSERSIRYEIEKNNILEILKGECVVSDYNALENFLKTVEKYIPSYEERELYIMLKISFERYINQRDIANELDLSKSTIKVHLREIRKKLIDYNLKLELLPKKGLEIIGEEEQIRQLALKTLVFSEKLESKFLRDVIEKYIGDIDVKGIKIFINYCQKLMDRIISDEAYIIILKYIKLMIYFNKNKWEIKNIKNSKFLEDTFEYKCIKKSKALIEGYYEIEVLKEEYLKITDYFLGSHTYNINYSYYENWVEIEITVRRLINLVNEKLDVDISRDETLFLELVNHIKPTIYRIKNKIILDNSIYKEVIESYPKLFENVKESVGNLEKFIDEKFTDDEIAFLTVHFKLAMDRNIKKKREKLKVLLVCASGYGSSKLLAQQLKDRYRIKIVDTIPRYLFEKKIEKEEVDLILTTVSIDNYTGDKKILKVNSILTKEDMKKLDEFPVQKDNKKIVFSELLGVLEENSDIEINEKLIESLRAFLDNKLIDDIFQKKLTKLDFINENMIKVSGNAKNWKDAIREAGNILLDSNCIKKDYIQGMIEVVEEYGDYIMLVPGVLFPHAQSTGNVNKTGFALVRYDNEIEFLNNKKINFVIAFCSKDKKEHLNILNKIITEFEERDLKNKIKNTNNSKKILEYFKGD, encoded by the coding sequence ATGATAAGAAGTAGATCCATACAAATAATAAATTTACTACTAGAAAAAAAAGAGCCAATTTCATTGAAATATTTATCCAAATATTTCTCCCTTAGTGAAAGAAGTATTAGATATGAAATAGAAAAAAACAATATATTGGAAATATTAAAGGGAGAATGTGTGGTTAGTGACTACAATGCCCTTGAGAATTTTTTAAAAACAGTGGAAAAATACATTCCATCCTATGAAGAAAGGGAACTTTATATAATGCTAAAAATATCCTTTGAAAGATATATTAATCAAAGGGATATTGCAAATGAACTTGATTTAAGTAAAAGCACTATAAAAGTTCATCTAAGGGAAATAAGAAAAAAATTAATAGACTATAATTTAAAGTTAGAGTTACTTCCTAAAAAAGGCCTTGAAATAATAGGGGAAGAGGAACAAATAAGACAGTTAGCCCTGAAAACATTGGTTTTTTCAGAGAAACTAGAAAGTAAATTTCTAAGGGATGTTATTGAAAAATACATAGGAGATATTGATGTAAAGGGAATAAAAATTTTTATAAATTACTGTCAAAAATTAATGGATAGGATAATTTCTGATGAAGCTTACATTATAATATTAAAATATATAAAATTAATGATTTACTTTAATAAAAACAAATGGGAAATTAAAAACATAAAAAACAGTAAATTTTTAGAAGATACCTTTGAATATAAATGTATTAAAAAATCAAAGGCTTTAATTGAAGGCTATTATGAAATAGAGGTTTTAAAGGAAGAATACCTAAAGATTACAGATTATTTTTTAGGGAGCCATACATACAATATTAATTATTCCTATTATGAAAACTGGGTTGAAATAGAAATAACAGTAAGAAGATTAATTAATTTAGTTAATGAAAAACTTGATGTGGATATTTCAAGGGATGAAACATTATTTTTAGAATTAGTTAATCATATAAAACCAACAATATATAGAATAAAAAATAAAATAATTTTAGATAATTCAATATATAAAGAGGTAATAGAAAGTTATCCTAAATTATTTGAAAATGTAAAAGAATCAGTTGGAAATTTGGAAAAATTCATAGATGAAAAATTTACAGATGATGAAATAGCCTTTTTAACAGTTCATTTTAAGTTAGCTATGGATAGAAATATAAAGAAAAAAAGAGAAAAATTAAAAGTTCTATTAGTTTGTGCCTCAGGATATGGAAGCTCAAAATTATTAGCTCAGCAATTAAAAGATAGGTATAGAATTAAAATAGTAGACACCATCCCTAGATATTTATTTGAAAAAAAGATAGAAAAGGAAGAAGTGGATTTAATACTTACAACAGTTTCCATAGATAATTACACAGGGGATAAAAAAATACTTAAGGTTAATTCTATTTTAACTAAGGAGGATATGAAAAAACTAGATGAATTTCCTGTTCAAAAGGACAATAAGAAAATTGTGTTTTCAGAACTTCTAGGGGTTTTAGAGGAAAATAGTGATATAGAAATAAATGAGAAACTTATTGAAAGTTTAAGGGCTTTCTTAGATAATAAATTGATAGATGATATTTTTCAAAAAAAACTTACAAAATTAGACTTTATTAATGAAAATATGATTAAAGTTTCAGGAAATGCTAAAAACTGGAAGGATGCAATAAGGGAAGCGGGAAATATTTTACTAGATTCAAATTGTATAAAAAAAGATTATATACAAGGGATGATAGAAGTTGTGGAAGAATATGGAGACTATATAATGCTTGTACCAGGGGTACTTTTCCCCCATGCTCAAAGTACAGGAAATGTTAATAAAACAGGTTTTGCCCTTGTGAGATATGACAATGAAATAGAATTTTTAAATAATAAAAAAATAAATTTTGTAATTGCTTTTTGTTCCAAGGATAAAAAGGAACATTTGAATATTTTAAATAAAATTATAACTGAATTTGAAGAGAGGGACTTGAAAAATAAAATAAAAAATACAAATAATTCTAAAAAGATTTTAGAATATTTTAAAGGGGATTAA
- a CDS encoding ABC transporter permease, whose protein sequence is MDISYYSLFLTLILLLPGIFLEKYFKLGILKSSTISILRMFIQLSLVGLYLQYIFIYNNPFVNGIYLCIMIIAATFTTIKSIKVKMKAFLVIFFPMFFLIFGFSLFFNIIILKVGFFEAKYLIPISGMVLGNCLNTSIISMTSFLSIFKNRKKEYLYTLSLGASKLEALKPYMAESINLSLRPAIATMATLGIVKLPGMMTGQILAGNLPMIAIKYQIAVMILIFGAQMYNAFFILILASRFFFDDYMLPRENMLK, encoded by the coding sequence ATGGATATTTCTTATTACTCTCTATTTTTAACATTAATTTTACTACTTCCAGGAATATTTTTAGAAAAATATTTTAAGTTGGGAATTTTAAAATCCTCAACAATTTCAATTTTAAGAATGTTCATTCAACTTAGTTTAGTGGGGTTATACTTGCAGTATATTTTTATTTATAATAATCCATTTGTAAACGGAATATATTTATGCATTATGATAATTGCAGCAACATTTACAACAATAAAATCCATTAAAGTGAAAATGAAAGCTTTTTTAGTTATTTTTTTCCCAATGTTTTTTTTAATATTTGGATTTTCATTATTTTTTAATATAATTATATTGAAAGTTGGATTTTTTGAAGCAAAATATTTAATTCCCATATCTGGAATGGTTCTTGGTAATTGCTTAAATACATCAATAATATCCATGACTTCATTTTTATCTATTTTCAAAAATAGAAAGAAAGAGTATTTATATACTTTGAGTTTAGGAGCTAGTAAATTAGAAGCTTTGAAACCATATATGGCAGAGAGTATAAATTTAAGTTTAAGGCCAGCAATAGCTACAATGGCAACACTTGGAATAGTTAAACTTCCAGGAATGATGACAGGTCAAATTTTAGCAGGGAATCTACCTATGATAGCTATAAAATATCAAATTGCAGTTATGATACTTATATTTGGGGCACAGATGTACAATGCTTTTTTCATATTAATACTAGCTTCTAGGTTTTTCTTTGATGATTATATGCTACCAAGGGAAAATATGTTAAAATAA
- a CDS encoding GGDEF domain-containing protein gives MTKRYTKLVLIALIHMFILFNCSFANKYKEVKVGFYNIENEMEEDYYGNKSGYNYYYIQQIKKYSNFKYNYIHGTWNECEDNLSKGKIDIIAGMIKTKEREKKFKFSKYSIGMLEGVMVVCSDNKLNLSKYNFTSSKKVGAIKGEFLGEEYARISKLNNYKNQIIYYDTYKELWENFYMEKIDMALSYTSSIASMKGRNIKIVDYFDPQFTYIAVKKGDEKLLNDINESIKTMKKYNKDVIKKYKYTTSKRNNKMSLFFNQEERDKLKNLTKITFISPSGRGYFAYKKNGKNRGIDYDLAKLICDKLNVELDYKVVDNYLNAQEIKKLGENVVICGNYFDMNWAEKNDLNLTSEYLERKYYKIRNSNKPIYSKDKLKVAVVKNSNFTNSYVKKNFRPSSICYYDSIEECLEAVYSEECDITFCDHLVGNFYFNNYKYNKLFKEYISFENMSSFVLNESSPIFNSVINKTISSIKEKDIIQIVSDNLDYKPKNSHILNWIYLNSIESFIIGIILIFSILHFIYYFRINRKDKLIKKVTALSKKDSMTKLYNRETFEKVVTKLLDTRNPYEMSAFIMVDIDSFKSINDTYGHFIGDKVIIKVTSLLKKSFKNSDILGRMGGDEFAVFIYNLDRENYVNSKIERLIVDINNCMMEEKDEKNKMIVKCSFGITFIKEEKKTFERMYKEADDALYKAKSEGKNKYTVYNGKDA, from the coding sequence ATGACTAAAAGATACACTAAATTAGTATTAATAGCTTTAATACACATGTTTATACTATTCAATTGTTCTTTTGCAAATAAGTATAAAGAAGTAAAGGTTGGATTTTATAATATAGAAAATGAAATGGAAGAGGATTATTATGGTAATAAATCAGGATATAACTATTACTATATTCAGCAAATAAAGAAATATTCAAATTTTAAATATAATTACATCCATGGAACATGGAATGAATGTGAAGATAATTTATCCAAAGGGAAAATAGACATAATAGCTGGGATGATAAAAACTAAAGAAAGGGAAAAAAAATTTAAATTTTCAAAATATAGTATAGGAATGTTAGAAGGAGTTATGGTTGTATGCTCAGATAATAAATTAAATTTATCCAAGTACAATTTTACAAGTTCTAAAAAAGTAGGTGCTATTAAAGGGGAATTTTTAGGTGAGGAATACGCAAGAATATCAAAATTAAATAACTATAAAAATCAGATAATTTATTATGATACATATAAAGAATTGTGGGAAAATTTTTATATGGAAAAAATAGATATGGCCCTGTCATATACATCTTCAATTGCTTCTATGAAAGGAAGAAATATTAAAATAGTAGATTATTTTGATCCACAATTTACATATATTGCTGTTAAAAAGGGAGATGAAAAGTTATTAAATGACATTAATGAATCTATTAAAACAATGAAAAAGTATAATAAGGATGTTATCAAAAAATATAAGTATACTACATCTAAAAGAAATAATAAAATGTCATTGTTTTTTAATCAAGAAGAAAGGGATAAATTAAAAAATTTAACTAAAATAACATTTATATCTCCAAGTGGAAGAGGGTATTTTGCCTATAAAAAAAATGGAAAAAATAGGGGAATAGATTATGATTTAGCTAAATTAATTTGTGATAAATTAAATGTTGAACTTGATTATAAAGTTGTGGATAATTATTTAAATGCTCAAGAAATTAAAAAATTAGGGGAAAATGTTGTAATCTGCGGAAATTACTTTGACATGAATTGGGCAGAAAAAAATGATTTAAATTTAACATCTGAATATCTAGAAAGAAAATATTATAAAATAAGAAATAGTAATAAACCAATTTATTCTAAGGATAAGTTAAAGGTTGCAGTTGTTAAGAATAGTAATTTTACAAATTCCTATGTGAAGAAAAATTTTAGACCATCTAGTATATGTTATTATGACAGTATAGAAGAGTGTTTAGAAGCAGTTTACTCAGAGGAATGTGACATAACCTTCTGTGATCATTTAGTTGGAAATTTTTATTTTAATAACTATAAATATAATAAGCTATTTAAAGAATATATTTCTTTTGAAAATATGTCTTCCTTTGTTTTAAATGAAAGTTCTCCTATATTTAATTCGGTAATTAATAAGACAATTTCTTCCATAAAGGAAAAAGACATTATTCAAATTGTTTCTGATAATTTAGATTATAAGCCTAAAAATAGTCACATATTAAATTGGATTTATTTAAATTCAATTGAATCTTTTATAATTGGAATAATTTTAATATTTAGTATATTACATTTTATTTATTATTTCAGAATAAACAGGAAAGATAAATTAATAAAAAAAGTTACAGCTTTATCTAAAAAAGATTCAATGACGAAATTATACAATAGAGAAACCTTTGAAAAGGTAGTAACTAAATTGTTAGATACTAGAAATCCATATGAAATGTCAGCTTTTATAATGGTGGATATAGATTCCTTTAAATCTATAAACGATACCTATGGACATTTTATAGGTGACAAAGTTATAATTAAAGTGACAAGTTTATTGAAAAAATCCTTCAAAAATTCAGATATTTTAGGAAGAATGGGAGGAGATGAATTTGCTGTATTCATATATAATCTTGATAGAGAAAATTATGTGAATTCTAAAATTGAAAGATTAATTGTTGATATTAACAACTGTATGATGGAAGAAAAAGATGAAAAAAATAAAATGATAGTTAAATGTTCCTTTGGTATTACTTTTATTAAAGAGGAGAAAAAAACTTTTGAAAGAATGTATAAGGAAGCAGATGACGCTTTATACAAAGCAAAATCAGAGGGAAAAAATAAATATACAGTTTACAATGGAAAGGATGCTTAA
- a CDS encoding TAXI family TRAP transporter solute-binding subunit, with protein MKKFILFLVMAFNLTVFGTTYVNIGTGGTAGTYYPLGGALAEIWNANLDGVNATAESTGASVANSQMLGKGDIDVAIIQNDVAYYAENGIELFKTKIKDIRGMATLYSEPIQCITTDSSIKSIKDLKGKRVALGAIGSGVNANAKQILEAAGLSEEDIKPQYLSFSEAATGLRDRQIDAAFIVAGVPTSAIVDLSTQRDVKIVNIDKDIAKKLKEKYSYYTDFVIPGGSYKTQKEDVNTLTVKSMLIVSSKVKDDMVYDMLKTMFENTDRIKAAHAVGKYITKDTALDGMSIKLHPGAKKYFDEMGIK; from the coding sequence ATGAAGAAGTTTATTTTATTTTTAGTAATGGCGTTTAACTTAACAGTTTTTGGGACAACTTATGTGAATATAGGAACAGGTGGAACAGCTGGAACCTATTATCCTTTAGGAGGAGCCTTAGCAGAAATATGGAATGCCAATTTAGATGGAGTAAATGCTACTGCTGAGTCAACTGGAGCTTCAGTTGCCAACTCACAAATGTTAGGAAAGGGAGATATTGATGTAGCTATAATTCAAAATGATGTAGCTTATTATGCTGAAAATGGGATAGAGTTATTTAAAACTAAAATAAAAGATATTAGAGGTATGGCAACTTTATACTCAGAACCAATTCAATGTATTACTACAGATTCTAGTATAAAATCAATTAAAGATTTAAAGGGAAAAAGAGTTGCTTTAGGAGCAATAGGAAGTGGAGTAAATGCCAATGCTAAACAAATTTTAGAAGCAGCAGGATTATCTGAAGAAGATATTAAACCTCAATATTTATCTTTCTCTGAAGCAGCTACAGGTTTAAGAGATAGACAAATAGATGCAGCTTTCATAGTTGCTGGAGTACCTACATCAGCAATAGTTGATTTATCAACTCAAAGAGATGTAAAAATAGTAAATATAGACAAGGATATTGCTAAAAAATTAAAAGAAAAATATTCATATTATACAGACTTTGTAATTCCAGGAGGTAGCTACAAAACTCAAAAAGAAGATGTAAATACTTTAACAGTAAAATCTATGTTAATTGTTAGCTCTAAGGTTAAAGATGATATGGTTTATGACATGTTAAAAACAATGTTTGAAAATACTGATAGAATTAAAGCAGCTCATGCAGTTGGAAAATATATAACAAAGGATACAGCATTAGATGGAATGAGTATTAAATTACATCCAGGTGCAAAAAAATATTTTGATGAAATGGGAATAAAATAA
- a CDS encoding threonine/serine exporter ThrE family protein, with product MEKNRKFESKVVSTACLAGKILLLNGSETDRVEKSICDIVNHYGYIPQSFVILTCIIVSLKNTDGEIVSLVERVQGRGTNLSKVNKVDHLIKNIDNYSLDEIEDLLKKIEVEKSYSFLVNIIGSCLGASFFTVLFNGEKNDFFVGFLGGAIIAGICNIQKKFKIGLVYTNIICGFITSLFVIMCFNFGIINDIKISIISILMIMVPGVPFINSIRDIFSGDLVTGLSRLSEVILVGCSLAIGSGIAVKLLKF from the coding sequence ATGGAGAAAAATAGAAAATTTGAATCTAAAGTAGTAAGCACTGCTTGTTTAGCTGGAAAAATATTACTATTAAATGGATCAGAAACAGATCGAGTGGAAAAATCAATTTGTGATATAGTTAATCATTATGGATATATACCTCAAAGTTTTGTTATTTTAACTTGTATAATTGTGTCATTAAAAAATACAGATGGGGAAATTGTTTCTTTAGTTGAAAGAGTTCAAGGAAGAGGAACTAATTTAAGCAAAGTAAATAAGGTTGATCATCTAATAAAAAATATAGATAATTATTCCTTAGATGAAATTGAAGACTTACTAAAAAAAATAGAGGTAGAAAAATCCTATTCATTTTTAGTAAATATTATTGGAAGTTGTTTAGGAGCTAGTTTTTTCACAGTTCTTTTTAATGGGGAAAAAAATGATTTTTTTGTTGGATTTTTAGGGGGAGCAATAATAGCTGGTATTTGTAATATTCAAAAGAAATTTAAAATAGGGTTAGTTTATACAAATATAATATGTGGATTTATAACCTCATTATTTGTAATTATGTGTTTTAATTTTGGAATTATAAATGACATAAAAATTTCTATAATTTCAATACTTATGATAATGGTTCCAGGGGTACCCTTTATAAATTCAATTAGAGATATATTTTCTGGAGATTTAGTAACAGGTTTATCAAGACTTTCAGAGGTTATATTAGTTGGGTGTTCCCTTGCCATAGGCTCAGGAATTGCAGTTAAATTATTAAAATTTTAG
- the proC gene encoding pyrroline-5-carboxylate reductase: protein MSRKIGFIGTGNMGQAMIKGIISSKIVSSENILVSDKDTAKLQDVSNKFNIKGETSNVDLAKNVDILILSVKPNIYKILIDEIKDVIKEETIIITLAPNLSLEDLGKMFNKELKIVRSMPNTPAFVGEGMSAIVPNSNITKEDLDYVFEIFNSFGKVEVVNENIMSTVVATSGSSPAYVFILIEAMADAAVAGGMSRDSAYKFAAQSVLGSAKMVLETNLHPGILKDMVCSPGGTTIDAVKELEKCGFRNSIIQAMEVCKNKAKNM, encoded by the coding sequence ATGAGTAGAAAAATAGGATTTATAGGTACAGGAAATATGGGGCAAGCAATGATTAAAGGAATCATTTCTTCTAAAATAGTTTCTAGTGAAAATATTTTGGTTTCAGACAAGGATACTGCTAAATTACAAGATGTTTCTAATAAATTTAACATAAAAGGTGAAACTTCCAATGTGGACCTTGCTAAAAATGTTGATATTTTAATACTTTCTGTTAAACCAAATATTTATAAAATATTAATTGATGAAATTAAAGATGTTATAAAAGAAGAAACTATTATTATAACCCTTGCTCCTAATCTTTCCCTTGAAGATTTAGGAAAAATGTTTAATAAAGAGCTTAAAATAGTTAGATCAATGCCAAATACTCCTGCCTTTGTTGGAGAAGGAATGAGTGCTATAGTTCCTAATTCAAATATAACAAAGGAAGATTTGGACTATGTTTTTGAAATTTTTAATAGCTTTGGAAAGGTTGAAGTAGTTAATGAAAATATTATGAGTACTGTTGTTGCCACAAGTGGTTCTTCACCTGCTTATGTTTTCATATTAATTGAAGCTATGGCTGACGCTGCTGTGGCTGGGGGAATGAGTAGAGATTCTGCCTATAAATTTGCAGCTCAATCTGTATTAGGTAGTGCTAAAATGGTTCTTGAAACTAACCTACATCCAGGAATATTAAAGGATATGGTGTGCTCTCCAGGGGGAACTACCATTGACGCTGTTAAAGAACTTGAAAAATGTGGATTTAGAAACTCAATAATTCAAGCTATGGAAGTTTGTAAAAACAAAGCTAAAAATATGTAA
- a CDS encoding ATP-binding cassette domain-containing protein yields MIRIKGLNCQLGGKEIFKNFNLEIKAGEKIVLNAVSGKGKTTLFNILLGFQKAQGEIYIDRCKLNKYTILDIRKKISYVSQDIDFQNKNVKELIIEIINYNLNKNKVYYDEILKYLEDFNILDALYKNVRELSGGERQRLGFAICMGLNREIWLLDEVTASLDMEMKLKVKDYILNSNATVLIISHDDIWDFKEVKW; encoded by the coding sequence ATGATTAGGATAAAGGGATTAAATTGTCAACTGGGAGGAAAAGAAATATTTAAAAATTTTAATTTGGAAATTAAAGCAGGGGAGAAGATAGTTTTAAATGCTGTATCTGGTAAAGGGAAGACTACCTTGTTTAATATTTTATTAGGTTTTCAAAAGGCTCAAGGGGAAATATATATTGATAGATGTAAATTAAATAAGTACACTATTTTAGATATTAGAAAAAAAATTTCCTATGTAAGCCAAGATATTGATTTTCAAAATAAAAATGTGAAAGAGTTAATAATAGAAATTATTAACTATAATTTAAATAAAAATAAAGTTTATTATGATGAGATACTAAAATATTTGGAAGATTTTAATATTTTAGATGCTCTCTACAAAAATGTAAGGGAGCTTTCTGGAGGGGAAAGACAAAGATTGGGCTTTGCTATTTGTATGGGATTAAATCGTGAAATATGGCTTTTAGATGAGGTTACAGCCTCTTTGGATATGGAAATGAAACTAAAGGTGAAAGACTATATTTTAAATAGCAATGCAACAGTTTTAATTATTTCCCACGATGATATTTGGGATTTTAAGGAGGTGAAGTGGTAA
- a CDS encoding threonine/serine exporter family protein: MLKIVIQIISAGIVTFGFALLFNIQGRNLIHTSVAGCLSWLCYLSCKNLGFSEEMSYFISSVIIGLYSEIIAIKLNAPSNNILIAALIPLAPGGGVYYTMQNLIYKNYLLSFENGIETFLLAGSMALGVVTAIAMIRSYKFIKSWRLYG; the protein is encoded by the coding sequence ATGTTAAAAATTGTAATACAAATAATATCAGCTGGAATAGTCACCTTTGGATTTGCACTTCTATTTAATATTCAAGGAAGAAATTTAATTCATACAAGTGTAGCAGGGTGTTTAAGTTGGTTATGTTATTTATCATGTAAAAATTTAGGGTTTTCAGAGGAAATGTCATATTTTATATCTTCAGTGATAATAGGTCTTTATTCTGAAATAATTGCAATTAAATTAAATGCTCCAAGTAATAATATATTAATAGCAGCTTTAATACCCTTAGCACCAGGAGGAGGAGTATACTATACTATGCAAAATTTAATATATAAAAATTATTTACTTTCATTTGAAAATGGAATAGAGACATTTTTATTAGCAGGGTCAATGGCTCTAGGAGTGGTAACAGCAATAGCTATGATAAGATCATATAAATTTATAAAAAGTTGGAGATTATATGGATAA
- a CDS encoding YoaK family protein — protein MEIKNFEMSERYILGMVLAFVGGFLDSYTFVSRGQVFANAQTGNMVLLGMELSNKNYLKAGSYLAPILAFVLGVLISEFVRTNHSNKMLHWRQSIVLFEIIMLSIVAFIPMGNYNVIANVIVSFVCSLQVETFRKMHGRNYATTMCTGNLRSGSELLYHFFITKDKFSVEMSLKYFGIILIFILGGVTGFELTKIYLEKTIFLACFGLSIVFFLMFYKLENQ, from the coding sequence ATGGAAATCAAAAATTTTGAAATGTCAGAACGATATATATTGGGGATGGTGTTAGCTTTTGTAGGAGGGTTTTTAGATTCCTACACATTTGTTAGTAGGGGACAAGTTTTTGCCAATGCTCAAACTGGTAATATGGTACTTTTAGGAATGGAGCTTTCTAATAAAAACTATCTAAAAGCTGGAAGTTACTTAGCTCCAATATTAGCCTTTGTTTTAGGGGTGTTAATATCTGAATTTGTAAGAACTAATCATTCAAATAAAATGCTTCATTGGAGACAATCTATAGTTCTTTTTGAAATTATAATGTTATCTATAGTAGCTTTTATTCCAATGGGAAATTATAATGTTATAGCAAATGTAATTGTTTCCTTTGTTTGTTCACTGCAGGTGGAAACATTTAGAAAAATGCATGGAAGAAATTATGCAACAACTATGTGTACTGGAAATTTAAGAAGTGGAAGTGAATTGCTATATCATTTTTTCATAACTAAGGATAAATTTTCAGTGGAAATGAGTTTGAAATATTTTGGAATTATTTTAATATTTATTTTAGGAGGAGTTACTGGTTTTGAACTAACAAAAATATATTTGGAAAAAACAATATTTTTAGCTTGTTTTGGATTAAGTATAGTATTTTTCCTAATGTTTTATAAATTAGAGAATCAATAG
- a CDS encoding PTS sugar transporter subunit IIA, whose product MDTMLEKELEGKIVIVDQVKDWKETIKEVAKPLLERGDIENSYVEAIFSKIEKMGNYIIIEPKIAMPHARPEDGVNKTCISLLKVNEGVLFEGEDEKVYLIFMLAAKDNNSHIDILKGLMDIIDDEERIEKLILAKSIEETKKLLK is encoded by the coding sequence ATGGATACAATGTTAGAAAAAGAGCTAGAAGGAAAGATAGTTATTGTTGACCAGGTAAAAGACTGGAAAGAAACAATAAAAGAAGTAGCCAAACCGCTATTGGAAAGGGGGGATATAGAAAATTCCTATGTGGAAGCAATTTTTAGTAAAATTGAAAAAATGGGAAATTATATTATCATAGAACCTAAAATAGCCATGCCCCATGCAAGACCAGAAGATGGAGTAAATAAAACATGCATCTCTTTACTTAAGGTAAATGAAGGAGTTTTATTTGAAGGGGAAGATGAAAAGGTTTACTTAATATTTATGTTAGCAGCAAAGGACAATAATTCTCACATTGATATATTAAAAGGTTTAATGGATATAATTGATGATGAGGAACGTATTGAAAAATTAATTTTAGCTAAATCTATTGAAGAAACAAAAAAATTACTTAAATAA